A region of Maniola jurtina chromosome 7, ilManJurt1.1, whole genome shotgun sequence DNA encodes the following proteins:
- the LOC123867031 gene encoding dihydrolipoyl dehydrogenase: MGYKFLKLASTPFRSGNVRTGIRQYATTHDADLVVIGSGPGGYVAAIKAAQLGLKTISVEKDPTLGGTCLNVGCIPSKALLHNSHLYHMAQHDFKHRGIDVGNVSLNFEAMMSYKVNAVKALTGGIAMLFNKNKVKLLRGMGTITAPNKVEVKGEAGVETVNTKNILIATGSEVTPFPGVTFDEQQIVTSTGALSLPKVPKKMLVIGAGVIGLELGSVYQRLGSDVTAIEFLESIGGVGIDGEVSKTLQKIMTKQGMKFKLGTKVTAVKKEGGVVKVSVEAAKGGNAETLECDVVLISIGRRPFTAGLGLDKVGIALDDRGRVPVNNKFQTTIPGIYAIGDVIHGPMLAHKAEDEGIVCVEGIKGMPVHFNYDAIPSVIYTSPEVGWVGKSEEDLKKEGRAYKVGKFPFLANSRAKTNGEPDGFVKVLADKATDVILGTHIIGPGGGELINEAVLAQEYGASAEDVARVCHAHPTCSEALREANMAAYIGKPINF, translated from the exons atgggcTATAAGTTCTTAAAACTAGCTTCGACTCCATTTAGG AGTGGCAATGTAAGAACTGGGATAAGACAGTATGCCACCACACATGACGCAGACCTTGTTGTCATTGGTTCTGGCCCTGGCGGATATGTTGCAGCCATTAAAGCTGCTCAACTAGGCTTAAAG ACCATTTCAGTAGAAAAAGACCCAACATTAGGAGGAACATGCTTAAATGTTGGCTGCATCCCATCCAAGGCATTACTACACAACTCACATTTGTATCACATGGCTCAACATGATTTCAAACACAGAGGAATTGATGTGGGAAATGTGTCACTGAACTTTGAAGCTATGATGTCATATAAAGTCAATGCAGTCAAAGCTCTTACTGGAGGCATTGCTATGCTGTTTAATAAAAACAAG GTTAAGCTATTACGTGGAATGGGCACTATCACTGCTCCAAATAAAGTAGAAGTCAAAGGTGAGGCGGGAGTAGAGACTGTTAACACaaagaatattttaattgcAACTGGATCTGAAGTGACACCATTCCCTGGTGTTACT TTTGATGAGCAGCAAATCGTCACATCAACAGGGGCTCTCTCGCTGCCCAAGGTGCCCAAGAAGATGTTAGTGATTGGCGCTGGGGTCATTGGCCTTGAACTGGGCTCTGTATACCAGAGGCTCGGTTCTGATGTCACAGCTATCGAGTTCCTCGAATCTATTGGAG GTGTCGGAATCGATGGCGAGGTTTCAAAAACCcttcaaaaaattatgacaaAACAGGGAATGAAGTTCAAACTGGGCACCAAAGTGACAGCCGTGAAGAAAGAGGGTGGTGTTGTCAAAGTCAGCGTAGAAGCTGCCAAGGGTGGAAATGCTGAAACT TTGGAATGCGACGTAGTGCTAATCTCCATCGGCAGGCGGCCCTTCACCGCTGGGCTGGGGTTGGACAAAGTGGGCATCGCGCTCGACGATAGAGGCCGCGTGCCGGTTAACAACAAGTTCCAGACTACCATTCCCGG AATATACGCGATCGGTGACGTCATCCACGGCCCCATGCTGGCCCACAAAGCGGAAGACGAAGGTATCGTGTGTGTTGAGGGTATCAAG GGTATGCCGGTACACTTCAACTACGACGCCATTCCATCGGTCATCTACACCAGCCCTGAGGTCGGCTGGGTCGGCAAATCGGAGGAGGATCTCAAAAAAGAG GGGCGAGCGTATAAAGTGGGCAAGTTCCCGTTTCTGGCAAACTCGCGGGCGAAGACCAACGGCGAGCCCGACGGCTTCGTCAAGGTGCTCGCCGACAAGGCCACCGACGTTATCCTCGGCACGCACATCATTGGCCCG GGCGGCGGCGAGTTGATCAATGAAGCCGTGCTGGCGCAGGAGTACGGCGCGTCCGCCGAGGACGTCGCCAGAGTGTGCCACGCACATCcc ACATGCTCAGAGGCGTTAAGAGAAGCCAACATGGCCGCCTACATCGGGAAGCCAATCAACTTCTAA